GCAATTATTTGTAAAAATCATGATGGCAATATATCTCTTTACGGTAAGAGCTGCGATACACGGTCTTGTGTATTTTGCGCCCTGACCCACGCAAGCGAAGCAGACAATCATCTGCACATATGGTCCAACCAGCACCCATGCTGGCGATCAGATGAATGAGATCGACGCCCATCTGTTATTCATAGCTTCCGGAAACCACAAATAGTTTGCATGCATTGAAATTCGTGGAGGTATTGTTTTGGACAGATACAAATGCACAATCTGCGGGTACATCTACGATCCGGAGAAGGGTGATCCGGAAAACGGTGTGGAGCCTGGAACGCCTTTTGAGAGGCTGCCTGACGACTGGGTCTGCCCGGAGTGCGGTGCTACAAAGGATGCATTTGAGAGGGTGTGATCATGATCGACGGGAGATTGCTCGATGCGCTTAACAGGCAGGTCAACTGGGAGCTGTACTCATCGTACTTCTACCTCTCGATGTCGGGCTACTTCGAGTCAACAGGGCTGAAGGGGTTTGCGAGCTGGATGAGAGCACAGGCCCAGGAGGAGCTCTTCCATGCGATGAAGTTCTACGACTACATAATCAGCAGGGGCGGCAGGGTTAAGCTGATGAGGATAGAGGAGCCGCCAGGCGAATGGGAGTCGCCGCTGAATGTCTTTGAGGATGTACATGTGCATGAGCAGAAGGTCACAGGTCTCATCCACGCGCTCCTGGACCTCGCGATCGAGGTGAAGGATTATCCGACACAGAGCATGCTCCAGTGGTTCGTGAACGAGCAGGTGGAGGAGGAGGCAAACGCGGAGGAGATCGTTCAGAAGCTGAGGCTCATCCAGGGCGAGAGGGGGGTGGGGCTGCTTTACATGCTCGATAAGGAGCTGGGACAGAGGGTCTTCACACCACCTGCAGAGAAGGAGTGATTCTGGGCTCACTCAGAAGCAGCAGATCAGGAATGTTCCGCAGTTCTCCGCAGAAAAGAAAGATGGAAAAAGCCACGACCCCGCGATGGTGCGGGATCTTTTTTTTGTCATCTTATATGCAAGGCAGCCAGTCAACGCTTATCGCGCCGCATGTCGAGTTGCCCCAGAGCTGGATGAACTTCTCTATTGAGAAAACACCTGTTAGATCCTCAATGCTCCGGCCGTACTCGACGTGCCTGCCCTTGACTATATCCTGTGCCTCTGGCTCTCTTGACATCCATCCGATGTGAGCGACACCGATCACGTTGCTGTTGATGTTGGCCTCAAGCACTCCTGTGCAGCAGCTGTTCACATTATCGGCGTATCCATTATCGAATCCGTATGCTCTCGTCTTGATCTCCGTGCTCTTCTGAAGATGCTCAGCGTGTGTGTACATCTCTGTCACAACTGCACCGATCCTGTAGTTCTGGACGCACAGCTTGTCTATCCACTTCTGATCGTATGTGCCCGTCTGGTAGCTCACAGGCATGTACTCGAGATCCTGCTCCGATGTGAAGTTGATGTAGTCCATTGGGTAATCGCTGCCGGTCGGGTAGTCACAGGACGTGTAGAGCGGATCGTAGCCACTGCTCAGCTGCCTCTCTGCCTCGAGCTCTATTCTCGAGTTCACGTTGCCGCTTCCCGACTGCTTCTCGACGAGCTTTGCTCCGCTGTACCCGTACTGCGTGGATATCACGATCTCCAGGTTTCTGTATCCAACGCCCTTCACCACTGACTTCTCGTACATGTAGTTTGCAGCGCTGCAGAGTCCGGTGAATATCACAAGAAGCAGCAACATGGATACCAGCTTTTTTCTCATCTCTATACCGATCCTTTCGCTTTTAGGCCTGATCACACGACCTCCTACATCCTGAACATCTCCCAGCAGGCCAGGCCAAGCCATCCTTTCCCCCACCATCCACGATGCCTGGTAGAACTGATCCTTATTTTAAGCTTGTGCCCGGCTGGATCTCGTGTTCATTACCGAAATCGCTCTCTCCGGTCTGCGGTTCACACCATCCGCAGGCCTCTTATCCAGAGGGCGGTGTGCATAACAAGGGTCCATCGTCCGAACTCGATGATTCCCCTGGTTATGCGTAATCCTTTTATTCTTTGATCGTGAGTCAACTTCGCTGTCAGGGCAGGGAAGCGCTCCAAGGAGATGCTCCTCTGGCCAGATGCTCCCGGCAGGGAGGAGCGGGGTCGGAGCGGTCTGAACTGCATGTCCTTTGAGATGTGTGGGACATCCCACAGCGGATGACGGCGCCTGACAGAAATGAATTCGAGACCCGCGCTTCGTG
This Methanothrix sp. DNA region includes the following protein-coding sequences:
- a CDS encoding ferritin; translation: MIDGRLLDALNRQVNWELYSSYFYLSMSGYFESTGLKGFASWMRAQAQEELFHAMKFYDYIISRGGRVKLMRIEEPPGEWESPLNVFEDVHVHEQKVTGLIHALLDLAIEVKDYPTQSMLQWFVNEQVEEEANAEEIVQKLRLIQGERGVGLLYMLDKELGQRVFTPPAEKE
- a CDS encoding rubredoxin; this encodes MDRYKCTICGYIYDPEKGDPENGVEPGTPFERLPDDWVCPECGATKDAFERV